The genomic region AAATCGCGGAATCGTCAAAAGCCAATTACAGTTCAAATTTCTCCTGAAAAAACTCTGACAATCGACGAGCTAAGGGAGCTTTGCGCGTTGAATCCGTGGCGGAGCAATTTACAAACATTCGACGATGTATTAATGCTTTGTGAAGCGGTGCCTTGGGAATATCGGCGTTTTGCTGGCGAGGCAGTGCCCGATATTTGGGAAATTATTCATCGTTTCGACATCGATAATAAGCAGCTATACCGTGTAATGCATGGAGAGTGGGGACATATCCAGTGGGATGGAGGGCCGCCCCGACCAAAATCTGAGCAAAGCGATTTAGAGAAAAGAGCGGCGGCGGAAGTAACGCAAATAGTCTGCAATTTGGAAAGCTCTAAAAATTTCCTGGAATTTAGAGAATATATAAATGCTAACCCTGTAAGCGCCGAAGCTGTTATTCATATGCTTTATTTTTATCAAAACCAATGCGCAAGTGAGAAAGATAGATTAGGGAATAGAAAAGAAAAAGATCGGGAAATTGTTCAAGAATTTTGGGATAAATGGCAAATCGACAAATCCTTATATGAAGGTGTGACTGCGTTTGATAACGCTATGATGGACAAAACCCTTATTAGCCGCAGCTCAATGTTAGATTGGAGAAAAATATTGGAAAGCGGGAAAAGGCTAGTTTAAGAAATCCGATACACCTAACCGGCTAAGTAGGCCAACCTAACCGGCTAGGCTGGCTGACAAGCCGGGACAATTCATCAACAATATCCGCGCTTAATTAACTTAACCACAGGCGGATATTATGAAACCTACGACACTCGCGCAAAACGCGCAACCCTTAGACCTTTCTACCCTTCCGGCGACATTTCTATTAGATGATATACAGGCGGCGAAAATCTTAGATGTTACATCGGGGACGCTGTGCGTTTGGCGTTCCACTGGCCGCTATAACCTTCCCTATGTCAAGGTAGGACGCAAAGTCCGATATCGCGCCGGAGATTTACGGGAATTTCTCGAGGATCGGACGCGGACGCATACCGGACAATAAAAAACCCCGAACCTACCACCATAGGCCGGGGTTTTGCATGTCCATATTGCCAAATCACGATGTGATTTTATCACATTGGCGGCGATGGATGCACCCGGCGGAGAACGCCGATGATCGAAAAATTAATCACGCGCCTTGATGGCGTCAAACGAACCGGCAAGGGTCAGTATACCGCCCGATGCCCCGCCCATAATGACAAATTACCTTCGCTCACAGTAACCGAAAGAGACGGGAAAGTATTGTTTCACTGTTTTGCCGGATGTGCTCCGGCTGACGTACTCGCCGCGGTCGGCCTGGAGTTCAGCGACCTTTACCCGGAGCGGCCTACCTACAACAAAGGCAGCCGCCGAACGGCGGCATTCAATCCCTATGATGTTCTGAAATGCCTGGCGCGTGAGGCTGGAATCGTGGCCCTTGCGGCGCGGCAAATTGTCCATAAAGCCCCATTGTCGGAAACCGACGCCGAGCGCGTGGAACTGGCTTACAACCGTTTACGCGATGCGTCCGAATTCATGGGGGTGCGGCTATGAGCGATTCAGTCTCAAGTATCGAAGAATTGCTTAATCAGACACAGTGGGCGGGCGAAAGGGGCGAATCGGGCGAAAACCCAGCAACGGCGCGGGTTTCAGGCGGGCGAAAAAAGGGCGAATCGGGGCGAAAACTGGGCGAATTCGCCTACCAATCGCCTGAATACCCGGCTGACGCGCTGGGGCCGCTGGCCGATTTGTGTAAAGTGATTACCCTGAACGCCCAGCTCAACCCGGCAACCGTGGGGCAGTCCATCCTGTCGGCGGCATCATTGGCCGCTCAAGGGAACTGCGAAGTGGAGACCTTGTCAGGCCATAAGCCGCTTTCGATTTACGCCCTGTCGATTGCCGAATCCGGCGACGGCAAGTCAACCGTCGAAAGCATCGTGTTGTGCGGTATTAAGCAGTACGAAAAAGAAATGCACGGCGCAATCCAAGCCCGAAAAGCCGAGCAAGCNNNNNAACCCCTGAAGGAACAGACAANCGAGCGGGAACCCTATCTACTCGCTTCCGATGCTACGGTTCAAGGCATCATCAAGGGCTTCCTGACCGGCTGGCCGAGCCAGGGCATCTTCACCGCCGAGGGCGCCACGATGTTATGCGGCTGGGGCATGGCCGCCGAGCAGAGAGCCAACACATCGGCGAATCTGAACAAGCTATGGGATGGGGAAGCGGTGTCGGTTCAGCGCGGCATGAGCGGGCGAATTCAGCTTTATAACCGCCGTTTTTGCGCTCACTGGATGATCCAACCGGATGTCGCACAAGAAGCGTTAACTGACCCGGCTTTATCCAGTATCGGACTCTGGCCGAGGTTCATGGTGAGCTGGCCGGAGCCCTTGCCGCCAAGGAGATACCGCCGTTACGAATTCTGGAATGACCCCTACGTTAAAGCGTTCTGGGACCGGTGCAAGGCCATGCTTCGAGCACAAGTCATTACCGACGACGGCGAATGTGGCGAGTTCCGCACGATCCGCCTGAGCGATGAGGCGCGACAGCTCTTAGTCGAAACGTTCGAGCGGATGGAACAGGCCCGTGACCCGGCAAACCCACTGCATTGCATCAAGCCATTTGCGGTCCGACTGTGTGAGCTGGCTTGCCGGAATGCCGGCGTCCTGGCCGCCTATGCGGATGAGAACATCATCAGCGCCGAACGGATGAAAAACGGAATCGCGCTGGCCGGGTATTCGCTCGACACCTGGCGCGGCATCTTCGGGCAGCGGGAGGATTTGACTCATGATCGATGGGCGCGGGAACTCTATGCCTGGCTGCTAAAGCGGCCGAATCGACGCGCCAGCGAGACCGACATTCTGAAAACGGCGACGCCCAAGCACTTACGGAACAAGCACAAGCGAGATACCGCCTTATCGATCTTGCGTGAGTGCAGCCTGATTCAGAAAGCCGTCGATGTGGTGAACGGAGAAGTCCGAATTGCTTCCGCCGAATGGGAGGTAATGCCCAATGCTTGACGGCATCCTTGATGACATTCTGGGCGATTCGCCCAAACGGGGCGAAATTCGCCCCGATTCGCCCTTTTTTCGCCCGGCTCAAACCCGCGTCAATACTGGGCTTTCGCCCGATTCGCCTAATTCGCCTAATTCGCCTACCACCCATGACAAAACCGCCATCCTGGCCTGGCTTCATTTCATTGGCGAAACCGATCAAGCCATGATTGACGACGTGCTCGACTATTGCGCCGGCAACCCGGATGCCCTGGCCTATTACCTGGAGCGGGCCGAAGAAGTACCATTGCCGGACGACCGACATCATTGTCGTGAATGCCGGAACCTGAACAGCCGGGGCTACTGCATCCGGCAGCGGTTCCGGCCGGTGGACGACCTACCGCGGCGCTGTGAAGACTTCAATGATTCAAGGATTCAACAATGACGCATTTTGAAAAGCATACACTCCCACAATATGACGTTCGCCTTTCCCGCGGGCCGAACCATCTGCAAGTCCTGAAAATCTGCTATGTATGCCGGAAAGGATTCTGCAAACGCAAAGGCCGGGCGAAAGCCTTGGAAGTCGCCAACGCGCCGGGGCGATGGGTTTGCATCCAATGTGCGAAGAAACACCCCGGGCAAATTATAAACCCTGAGTTTATAATACCCACCGTAAAGCCGCTTAGGAGGGCGTAAAAATGGCGAATCAATATCCCGTAGAGATTGACGGTGTAACCGGCGAAGTCGAGCCTATACCCCATCAGAAAGGCCAGCGTTACCGATGCAAGCTGGGAGATATTGATCGTGGCATTGTGAACGCTGGAACTCAGTACAAGCAAGGGCTGGCGGCTCATCGTGAGCAACAGGACAGACTTTAGGAGATATAAAAGCGTTACAAACCGTGCTCTGACGGTTATTTGTTGAGACAGGAATTGTCACAACTGATCTTAGATAAGACAAGGATTGAGTCAGAAATTGTCACACTGGGAGATATTGAGTGTGACATCGTGAGCGCTGGAGTTCAATACAAGCAAGAGCTGGCGGCTCAGCGCCAAACGTAGCAAAGCCCATGTATACGGCAACATTACAGCAACATTCGAGAAAATAGAGTGAGTACGCAGGAACAACGCAAACGCCTTAAAGCCTATTACAAAAGAAGCTCTGCCGCATTCGAGGAATGGCGGGAACGAGGTTATCAATATCCCCCGCCGAAGAGTGAGCCATTGCCGCCCGATTTAGTCGGCTTGCAATGTGGCGCAAAAACCAGAGCCGGGACACCTTGCAAACTCAAAGCCATTTACGCCAATGGCCGGTGCAAATGGCATGGCGGCGAAAGTACGGGCCCCAAGACCCCGGAAGGTAAACGGCGCTCAGCAATGAATGGATTCTGTCCCAAGAAAAAGCGAAGCCATACAGACTGATAAAATACGAATTTCAAATGAAAAAATCAAGGCCGGGGCAACCCGGCTTTTTTGTGCCTGGCGGTTTTATCGGCATTGCAGTGATGTGTTACTTTCAGGAAACAATACCCATATCAAGAATCATGCCGTCCTGTAATGCACGAATGGCGCGGATTTCAGAGAGTTGGCATGGAATCATGCTAGGGAATTGATTGTGTTCCGAATAGGAAACAATCGACCGGGCCACTGCACGAGGGAATGCCGGAAACGGTAGGTTTTTCGGGAGCGGGATCGATGGCGGCAATTTGGGCGGGGAAATCCAAATTTTTTAAAAATGCGTAGCACCGGCGTAGCACCGGAAACCGTGAAAGAAAAAGAGATTAACAGCGGTCGTGTAAGTCTTTGAAAATAAGAGGAAATTTGGTGGGGGGTCAGGGACTCGAACCCTGGACCTATGGATTAAGAGTCCACTGCTCTACCAACTGAGCTAACCCCCCCGTTATGAAAATCGATTAAGAGCTCGATTAAAATAATAAGATCAAATTTTATAGGATTTTAAAGGTAAAGCCAACCCTAATGGCATAAAATGAACGAAAGCAGAAAAAACACTTGCCGATCTTGGGCAGAACCAGGAGCTGTGTATAAAGATATCGAATAAAAAATCCGAACTCGGTCCGATCCTATCAAAAGTAAGTTTAAATGCGAATTAAGAGCATGGCGCCCGTACATAGGGAGCCTTAAACTGTTGAGAAAGATGCGGCTCCCCTCATGAGCAGATTCCCTATGCATTGACAGGATCATCTCGACATTAGCAAATACTATCAACAAAACCTCTGGACGCATTGCCAACGGACGAACGCTTACGCCGATCTGAGTTTTAGCGACGAAGAAGCCAATACAGGGAACGGCAACCGAGCGCCGTGAGCGGCCAGTTTGCAGTCCGAACCAGGGTCAGCGAAATAGACTCCGTCAGCCTTTGAGCGAATTTTTATGTGACGCGGCAAGAGTCAAGCCCTGTTGACCTCAGCCTCAATCCGAAATTCCTGACCAATACAACAGGCCGCCTCGAAGTTGCGGATCTCGAGCAGCGCTTCACTCAGGCTCATTTCATCGGCTTCAAGGAGCTTCTCTACCAGATGCTCGGTCAGCGGCTTCAGTCGGGCCAGCACGGCCTTGGTTTCGCCGTACAGACGTTCGCTCTGCGCTTCCATGATGCTCCGCGTTTCCTCGTCCACTTCAGGGCTTTCGCGGGACAGCGCACCGAAGTTAAGGCGGGTCTTGCGGTACATGCCCATCTCGCCGACGGCGTGGTGCAGCAGTTTCGTCACGCGGGTGATGTCGTTGTGCGCGCCGTTGGTCGTGCCTTCCTCGCCAAAGAACAGTTCCTCGTTGGCCATTCCGCCCAGCAGCACGCGCACGTCGTGTTCGATGTCGCCCTTGGTCTTGAGCAGGTTGATTCCCTGCTTGTGAAAGACAAAGCCCAAGGCGTTGGTGCGCGGGTTGGCCTTGAGCGAAATCTTGATGGTCTTCATGTCGTCCAAGATCTGCTCCCAGTTGTCGTGGGTCAGTTGGCGTTCGTGCGTGAGATCCACCAGGAAGTGGCCCCATTCGTGCACGGCGATGATGCGGCGGTCGCGCTCGCGTTCCTTCGTGGCGTTGGTGTTGACGTTGCCCACCAGCACGCGCTCGGCGGCCTGCATCAGGGTATCGGCGCCGATCATCCCGCCCGTCTGCACGGCCGTGATGCCCGCCTGGTTGACGATGGTTTCCAGGTCGGCCGGGCTGCGGCCTTCGGTCACCTCCACCAGATGGCGCAGGTCCAGGCCGGGCAGCACTTTGTCGGCTCGCTGGCTCAGATAGTGACCGAAGATAGCCAGCCGCTCTGTCCGGTTGGGCATGCGGAAATCCACCTTCATTTGGAAGCGGCGCAGCATGGCCTCGTCCATCTCCATGGTTTCGCTGTTGAAGTTGCTGGCCACGATCCAGATGATCTCGGCTTCGTTCTGGCTGCGCACCCCATCCAGCACGGACAGCAACGTGTTGGCGGTGTCGTCGTCAAATTTGCGGCGGCCGCCGCGCTTCATGAACAGATCCTGTGCCTCGTCCAGGAAGACGATGCAGCGCTTGCGCCGCTTGGCCATGGCCACGATGCGGCTGAGCGTGTTCGAACCGCCGGCTACGAAGCCCGTTTCCAGGTTGGCGGCGGAATGGAACAGGATGGGCAGCCGCAGTTCCTTGGCCAGGTAGCTGGCCAGTTTGGTCTTGCCGGTACCCGCCGGGCCGCTGAACATCACGTTGAAGGGCTTGAATATGCCGTACTCGGCGTATTCCGTGCGGCGCTCATAGTGATCCTTGATCTGCGCCACCTCGGCCTTGACGTCGTCCATGCCCACCAGGTCGTCGATGGAGCCGTGCACTTGTGACGGCTCGATGAACGTGAGCGACTTGTGCTGGCTCTTGAACTGGAAGTACAGGAAGCCCAGCACGCCGAGCGTCAGCGCGCCCGATATCACGCCGCTGACGCCGGCCTTCCAGTTGTCTTTCTCGATCTGCGGGCGGGCACTGGCAAAGCGCTGGTCCAGAAGTTCGAACAATTCAAGGCTGCCGGGACTGAGCTCTCCGCGCGGGATGAAGGCAAGCTTGCTGCCCCACGACGCAGTGACGGCCTTGTCGGCGAAGATCTTGGCCTCCATGTCGCTTGGGTAATACGCATGCAGTTTGCCCTGCGATTCGACCAGGATGATGCGCTCCGATACATCCCACAGCAACGGTTCGAAGACCACGGTGATGCGCTCGACCGGGTTCGTTTCCAGGAAGCTCAATACCGAACCGGTACCGAACACCACAGGCTGCTTGCCGTCGATTGCCCCTGCCTCCCCGCGTGCCGACATGGTCTTGATCTGCTCCGCCATGGCGGCCTGCTTCTGCATGAGCATGAACGAATAGATGCTGGTGGCCGGGATCAGTAGGGCAACGGCCAATACCGTCAGCTTGACGGCCATTGATTGAATCACAAACCAGTCCTGTAGACGGCCGGCAGCCTTCTTGACGGCGAGCTTAAAACGCCTTGTGGCCGGAGCCGCATCGCTGGGTTTCAACAAATTAGACATGAAAGTTTCTCAACGCGATCGCTGATCATGTTCCGGAGGGAGCATGATCATACTGAACAAAAACCCAATTAGACCTTGATTTAAGTTCGAGGTTCCGTTTGCTTGATGTGAGCCCGGAAAAGCCGGACCCTAAAAAGAAGAAGAAACGTTGGCGGGCGGTAAACAGGATTGCTTCACGATCAGTGCAAACAGGGAGCGTGGCATCACGGGAAATCTTCGTACTGCTCCTATTGCGGATCTTCTTAAATTCTCTTTCGGGAAGTTTTTGAGGCGGCAATTATTCTGACAGAGGGGACTCTTGAGTGCTTCCCATGCTGCGTCTGCT from Methylosarcina fibrata AML-C10 harbors:
- a CDS encoding DUF3987 domain-containing protein, producing the protein MSDSVSSIEELLNQTQWAGERGESGENPATARVSGGRKKGESGRKLGEFAYQSPEYPADALGPLADLCKVITLNAQLNPATVGQSILSAASLAAQGNCEVETLSGHKPLSIYALSIAESGDGKSTVESIVLCGIKQYEKEMHGAIQARKAEQAXXPLKEQTXEREPYLLASDATVQGIIKGFLTGWPSQGIFTAEGATMLCGWGMAAEQRANTSANLNKLWDGEAVSVQRGMSGRIQLYNRRFCAHWMIQPDVAQEALTDPALSSIGLWPRFMVSWPEPLPPRRYRRYEFWNDPYVKAFWDRCKAMLRAQVITDDGECGEFRTIRLSDEARQLLVETFERMEQARDPANPLHCIKPFAVRLCELACRNAGVLAAYADENIISAERMKNGIALAGYSLDTWRGIFGQREDLTHDRWARELYAWLLKRPNRRASETDILKTATPKHLRNKHKRDTALSILRECSLIQKAVDVVNGEVRIASAEWEVMPNA
- a CDS encoding HGGxSTG domain-containing protein, whose translation is MSTQEQRKRLKAYYKRSSAAFEEWRERGYQYPPPKSEPLPPDLVGLQCGAKTRAGTPCKLKAIYANGRCKWHGGESTGPKTPEGKRRSAMNGFCPKKKRSHTD
- a CDS encoding CHC2 zinc finger domain-containing protein, with amino-acid sequence MIEKLITRLDGVKRTGKGQYTARCPAHNDKLPSLTVTERDGKVLFHCFAGCAPADVLAAVGLEFSDLYPERPTYNKGSRRTAAFNPYDVLKCLAREAGIVALAARQIVHKAPLSETDAERVELAYNRLRDASEFMGVRL
- a CDS encoding helix-turn-helix domain-containing protein, with protein sequence MKPTTLAQNAQPLDLSTLPATFLLDDIQAAKILDVTSGTLCVWRSTGRYNLPYVKVGRKVRYRAGDLREFLEDRTRTHTGQ
- a CDS encoding AAA family ATPase → MSNLLKPSDAAPATRRFKLAVKKAAGRLQDWFVIQSMAVKLTVLAVALLIPATSIYSFMLMQKQAAMAEQIKTMSARGEAGAIDGKQPVVFGTGSVLSFLETNPVERITVVFEPLLWDVSERIILVESQGKLHAYYPSDMEAKIFADKAVTASWGSKLAFIPRGELSPGSLELFELLDQRFASARPQIEKDNWKAGVSGVISGALTLGVLGFLYFQFKSQHKSLTFIEPSQVHGSIDDLVGMDDVKAEVAQIKDHYERRTEYAEYGIFKPFNVMFSGPAGTGKTKLASYLAKELRLPILFHSAANLETGFVAGGSNTLSRIVAMAKRRKRCIVFLDEAQDLFMKRGGRRKFDDDTANTLLSVLDGVRSQNEAEIIWIVASNFNSETMEMDEAMLRRFQMKVDFRMPNRTERLAIFGHYLSQRADKVLPGLDLRHLVEVTEGRSPADLETIVNQAGITAVQTGGMIGADTLMQAAERVLVGNVNTNATKERERDRRIIAVHEWGHFLVDLTHERQLTHDNWEQILDDMKTIKISLKANPRTNALGFVFHKQGINLLKTKGDIEHDVRVLLGGMANEELFFGEEGTTNGAHNDITRVTKLLHHAVGEMGMYRKTRLNFGALSRESPEVDEETRSIMEAQSERLYGETKAVLARLKPLTEHLVEKLLEADEMSLSEALLEIRNFEAACCIGQEFRIEAEVNRA